The DNA region TCGGCGTCGCCCTTATCATCGGAGCGTTCGTGGGCATCGCCGCTTTCCTGGGGTCGCTCATGAACTGGAACTTCATGATGGCCGGCTCCGCGAGCACGAATCCGATGCTCTTCGCCGTGGCCACGTTCCTGGTCCTGGCATGGAAGGTTGCGGGCCGCTGGGGCGCGGACCGCTGGCTGCTTCCGGCCCTGGGGACTCCCTGGGGACCTGGCAAGGTCTTCGGGAAGGGCAAGCAGACATCGCCGGGCAGGCCGCAGGAGCAGGCCGTCGGCTGACACGAATTATCCGTCTGAGTGGGCCTTAAGGCCCGGTCTCGCAAACGCCTGGGAGGGTTTCCGTACAACGAGGGGGTACACCATGACACCGGCACGTAGGCCATCGGCTATAAGAACGCGAGAGGGACGGCGTGTGTTACACCGGCCGTCCCTTCTTTTTTTGCCTCTCGGAGTGTTCAGACCAAAGGCCTGCCATCACTGGCAAACAAGTCACGGGCATTTGTCTGCGAAGGCAGACCAGACGAAACCGGATCAAAACTGTTGCAGGAGGTGACGTCAACAGGGCATAACCGTGCATGTGCAAGGCCACGGGTCAGACAGCTTCTCAATCAAACGGACTACAGGAGGTGTATATGTCGCGCAAAAAGGGCTTCTGGAGAGTCGCTGGGGTAGTCGTGCCGTCCGCGCTTCTGATACTATCCATAGCCGCTTGTTCCGGAGTCGCTCAGGCAGAGTACGACGCCGTGAAGCAGCAGGTCGCGGCTGAACAAAAGAAAGCGGCGGACCTGCAGGGTCAGTTGACGGCGGCAACGCAACAGACCGGCGCGAGTGCCCAGCAGGTCAAGGCCCTTCAGGAGCAGGTCGCCAAGCTTGAAACGCAGGCGAAGGCGTTCAAGGGAGCTCTCGTCGCCGCCGTCGAAGCAAAACCGATTGTCAGGCCGCCTCCCACCCCCGGACCAAGCCCGACGCCAAGGCCGATTCCCGCCGCGGAGTACACCAAGCTGGCCTTCTACGTTGACACCACGACGGGGAACCCCACTGAGTTCAACATCGGCTCCACAAAATCCTGCCTGAAAACGGGCAACTTCAAGCGTGGTATGCGGGTTGTCTTCCGCGCGACCATTACGGACACCTCAACCGGAAAGGTCCTTCAGAAGGCGGATGTCGCGAAGGCTGTCGTGAAGCTGCCGGATGGCAAGGAACTGCCGATGAGCTGGGGCCCACACGGAAGCACAGAAGTAATATGGATCTGGGTGACTGGCTGGACGATCCCGCCGGACTATCCTCTGGGCGTCGTGAAGTACACCGTTGAGGCGACGACCACGGACGGCAAGTCGGCCACGTTCAGAGAGATAGCTCCTGACGGCACAAACAGCGCTCTGACGGTCATCGAATAGCAGCGCTCTAGTCCAGGGGAGGCCTCCCGGGGTCCCGCCGGACCTCCCCTGGACTCAGGAAAGGAGTCGCACGCCGTTGAAACGGCTTTGAGCAGGTAAAGAAAGGGGGGACCTTTGATGATCGCACATGGTTCCCTGGGGATTCTACTGCTTCGAGCAGCACTCAGTATCGTCGCTGGAAGCATTCTGGTCATATCGTCCGCCTGCGTCACATCACCGTCTCCCGCCCAGCCACCGGCAGCCACATCCTCGTCAGCGCTGTCAGCCGCTGTTCCCCCCGGCGCTCCCGCGGCGCCAGCGCCCGCTCCGAGCGTTCCCGTCAAGCCGGCCAAGACGACTCCGGAGGTCGGCCCGGTGGGCACCGCCATTACCATGACCGCGGAGGGCCTGACGCCCGGCCAGGACGTGGAGTTCCAGTGGGCCACCGCGAACGGCTCATTCGCGATCAAGACTGATGCGGGCGCCGTCAAGTACGAGCAGCGCGTCTTCAAGCCCAGACGGATTCCGCTGGGCCGCGCCACGGTGGACGCGCAGGGCAAGGCGACGGCGACGTTCGCCGCGCCGGACGACTTCGGGGAGGTGCACGAGATATACGCCGTCGCCGCGGGCCAGGACGTGGCGCAGGGCGGGTTCCGCACCCTTCGCTACGCGACCATCAGCCCCACCGAAGGCCCGGTGGGCACGCCCATCACCATCACTGTCACGGGCATGGGATGGAAGCCCTTCGAGCACTCCATGGGCGTGCTGTACGACAACAAGTATGGCGGTTATATGTCCGCCGTGACCACGGGCGGCAAGGCGGTCTTCCAAATTCGCGCCGCCGGCCCGCCCGGCCAGCACACCATCCGCCTGCACAGCGCAGGCAAGTCCATTCCTTACATCAACATCCAGCAATCGCCGTTTTCGTACCTCCCGCAGTTCGACTTCGTGTTCACGGTCACGGACGACAAGGGGCCTCCGCCCGACAGCGTGGACAAGATTGACGGCTCCCGCGTCGCCGTCGCCAACGCGATTGTCCCGGGCGCCATCGCGAAGAAGACATCGGTAGCGTCAGGCATGACTGCCACGCTGGAGCCTGCGGCGGGCGCCGCGCTCTCCAAAGCCACGCTAAGGGCGCAGGGTCTTCCGCCCAACGTGCAGCTTGACCTTCTGTGGCTGACCGTTCAGAGCAGCCCGAATGCGCCTGCAAGCTGGACGCCGACGACCACCACGCTCACGAAAGTGACGACGACCCCCGACGGCGCGCTGACCGTCGACGTTCAGATCCCGGACGATGTGGGAGGGTGGCACGCGGTCCGGCTCGCGGCAGGCAAGGACACCATCGCGGAAGCGCCGTTCTACGTGGAGCGCAGCGTTGTCTCCGTCACCCCTCGTCGGGTCAGGATGGGCGATACCTTCACAATCAAAATCAAGGGCGCCGGATGGACGGAGCTGGACAACGGCGTGGCCGTGACGTACGACAATGCCTACATCGGCAACGCCATCGCTCAGGATGGAAGCGGGGACATCACATTGAGGCTGACCGCCACAGGCGGGAGCGGCACGCACCTGATTGACGTCTATCCAATGCTGCAAAGCGGCAAGGACAAGACCTGGTGGGGGTACCGCCTGCCGTTCCTCACCTTCGCGCAGGACTTCCCGGGTATGCAGCTCGGATACCGCCTGTCAGCGTTCCGCCTGGCGATAGAAGTGACCGAGTAAGGAGCCGAGCCATGAGACCGACAAAAGCTCTTGGAACATCAGGCAAGGCTGTCTCGTACCTCGCGCTCATTGGTCTGCTCGGCTTGAGCCTGGTCACGGGCGCCGCCGCGCCGCTCAGCGTCGCGCGCGATGATCAACAGGGCACGAACCCGTCGCGGAGCGCCGTCACTCTGAGCCCGGCGCGCGGGCCCATCGGCTCCATAACGACGTTGCGCGGCAGCGGCTTCGCCGCGAACGCGGCCCTGGACGTCCTCTGGCAGGATTGGAACGGTTCCTGGGACGCCAGAGGCGGCGGATTCAAGGCGCGCGAGTACAAGGAGCAGATGGTCCCGCTAACGCAGGTCCGAGCGGACGCATCCGGCGCGTTTGAGGCGCGGATTCAGGTACCCCAGGGGTTTGGTTTCAACCACGAGATCGTCGTGGCGCAGGGCGGAGAGCGGCGCGCCACGTCCGCATTCTTCGTCGAGATGCAGGCGCGGATGGCGCCGCAGAGCGGCCCGCCCGGCGTGCCCATCACCATCGAGTTGAAGGGGGTCGGCGTACAGCCCCGGGAACGCGACTGGGTCGTGCTCTACGACAACCAGTTCGCGGGCTGGATGTCCGCGGTCACGACGAAGGGAACGGCCACGGGCGTCATCACGGCCACGGGCGCACCCGGCAGGCACATCCTGGAGGTCTTCCAGGGGCCGTACTTCCCGGACCTGAACGCGGCGCACTCGCCGGACCCCACTCGACCGACGTGGACGTTCGAGTTCACGGTGACGGACGGACAGGCGATACTGCCGCCTCCTCCAGAGCAGCAGGGGCCGAAGCCCATCGCGGGGGAGCCGCCGAGAGACGCGAAAGGGCCGTTCATCTGGCTTGACCCGGCGAGCGGCTTCGTGGGGATGGATGTGACTGTCCGTGGAAGCGGACTTCCCGCGAACACCAATGTGCGACTGGACTGGCTGACGCAGTTCGGGCCTGACCCGGTGGTGGCGGGCGGCGTCCGTGCAAACGCGACCTTCCCGGTGGTGACGGGCAGGACCGCCGCTGACGGGACTCTGCAAGCGACGTTCAAGGTACCGGAGGATGTCGGGCGCGTCCATCCCGTCGTGCTCAAGTCGGGCGAGCAGTCGCTGGCGACCGGAGAGTTCAACGTACGTCCCAAGGCCAACTTCATCACGCCTGCAAGCGGGCCGGTCGGCACCGACATCACCATCAACCTGAAGGGCGTGGACGACACCGATACCGGCAAGATTTTCATCATCACCTACGACAACGCCTGGACGGGCTACGCCTGCTCCGTCACCAGTCAGGGTGACATAACAATCCACATCCCTGCGTCCGGCAAGCCCGGCTGGCACTTCATCAATCTGTACCCGGGCATGTACGAGCCGGTGGGCGGCCAGGGCATGTTCAACTACGGCGTGTACGACAACATGGAGGAGTTCTACATCTTCCGCGTTCCCCAGCTCACATATCTGGATGACCACCCGAACGAAAAGGACATTCCCGCGTTCCGGTTCGCGTTCCTCGTGACGGGTGAGACGAAGTAATGCGCGCGAGCAAGTCGAGATTCACCGTGCTGCTTGGCCTCGTGGCGATGGCTGTGGCGATGGCTGTGGTGCTGGCCGCCTGCGAAGCCACCAGCGGGTTCGCCGCCCTGGCCGCGCAGCCGGGCGCGTCCGTGCCAACGCCTGACATCGCGCTTGTGGGCACGGGAAGAAACGCGGCCCTGCGCTACGGCTGCCTGGGGTGCCATTCGCTGGATGGAAGCTCGCTGTCGGGCCCCACGTGGAAAGGCCTGTACGGTCGGGAGCTTGCGTTCACGGACGGCACGCGGGCTGTGGCGAACGACAAGTACCTTGACGAGGCCATTAAAGACCCGCTGGCGCGCGTGATCCAGGGATACGCGCCAGTCATGCCACCCAAAATGCCTGTCTCGGACGAGGAGGTGAGAGCCATTATCGCATTCATCAAGAGCGTGAAATGACGGCGTGGCACTCCAACGTCTGAAGTATCGGCCCCAACCACGCCGTGTGCCGAGCGCTCGGCGACCACGATAGGGAATCGCCGGCGTCCCAACGTCAATCAATAGGAGGCGCCTCCATGCCCACCCGTCACATCATCGCAGCGCTCGTCGTCGTAGTAGCGGCGCTGTTCACCATCCGGTGCGGCAGTTCGTACTCCGAACCGTGGATGGAGACTACCGTTCCAGAGCCCGCGCCCACGGCGGCTCCAGAGGTTGCTGCTGCTCCATCGTCCACCAGCGCACTGGTCGTGTCTGCGGCCACAGAGGGCGCTTCGTCCGCCGAAGTGTACCCCAGGTGGGAACGGGCGCAGGTGGATTTCAATCCGGGCGCCCTCAATCCCACCGGTGGAAATATTTCGGCGACTATCAAAACTCAGGACAAAGAAGCTCCCGCAATTACCTCGGTTACCTTCATATTGACCAGGCAGGGCGGCGTGACTGAAGAGAAGGCTGCCACGTCCTGCGGGACGACAACCCAGTCCAATGTTGTGTCCCGTTGCTGGGAGGTGACGTTCACCATCCCGGCGAATTCGGGGTCCACTCCGCAGGAATACAAGGTGACCGGCTCATCGCCGTCAATTGCGTCCGCTCAAAGCGGTGCCTTCACGATCCCGGCGCCGAATGCATCAAAGAGCTGCACGGGGATAAGCGTAGACTTCAATTAGGCCCTGGGTCTAAGATTCCCTTAGGCCACCTGTGCGACACAGATAGACACGAGACGCCTTCAGGTCTTGAGGAAGGGAAAGCGCGTCGCTGTGTGCTCTGCTGCTGGAAGAGACGGCCGCGTTTGCACGGCTCCATTGATGCGATCCACTCGCCGTCGGCCTGGACGGCCAGCAGGTGCAAACCAGACGCACTAGCCACTTTATCTGGTCGGTCAGACGGTCTGCCTGCGTCGGCGGGGAGAGGGGGAGAGAGGGATGGTGCGCTTGGTGGGGCTCGAACCCACGACCTCAGCCTTCGCAGGGCTGCGCTCTATCCAGCTGAGCTACAAGCGCGCTGTCTGCCGGGGAAAACCGGCCCGGCTATGTGGGGGGATGGTGCCGAAGGAGGGATTTGAACCCACACGGTCGTAATGACCACTGCGCCCTGAACGCAGCGCGTCTGCCAGTTCCGCCACTTCGGCATGTGCCTATTCGGTTGACCATCGTGGTGGGCGCTGCAGGACTTGAACCTGCGACTTCTTGCGTGTGAAGCAAGCGCTCTAACCACTGAGCTAAGCGCCCGAAAGTGATTGCCGTCGGGTGTACTTGGTGGCAACGGCAGGATTCGGACCTGCGACATGGCGCTTATGAAGCGCCCGCTCTAACCGCTGAGCTACGTTGCCAGTTCAATTGAACTCTGTGCAACTATAGCATGAGCATATCCCTCTGTCAAACGTGGCGGCATGCTGGCACAGCTAGGCGTCCGCTAGACCCGTCGTTCCGTCTCTCTGTCCGTTATGGTATCATCGGAAC from Dehalococcoidia bacterium includes:
- a CDS encoding c-type cytochrome → MRASKSRFTVLLGLVAMAVAMAVVLAACEATSGFAALAAQPGASVPTPDIALVGTGRNAALRYGCLGCHSLDGSSLSGPTWKGLYGRELAFTDGTRAVANDKYLDEAIKDPLARVIQGYAPVMPPKMPVSDEEVRAIIAFIKSVK